A DNA window from Akkermansiaceae bacterium contains the following coding sequences:
- a CDS encoding c-type cytochrome, whose amino-acid sequence MLRPFLALLMLAATARAELIATFTREGATDTRRDRFPALSIAKGEPATPFLTPGQFEVVWRGKLKLDKRQRLAFSFEGEGSVELKIGGNEMLKREGPLAGEPSETKRLNPGEHDFELIYKSKEDGSAAMRVYWQEAGFVRQTIPPTAFAVEETEESKAGDLLRSGRLHFAQQNCAKCHVPSEGFGATPMPETSEIGPILIGIGERVTEEWLQRWIADPKHLRPGTHMPTLVNAETEEGRQQAADLAAFLAGSKLGLPATPAPDPALAEKGGGHFHELGCVACHSTPDRDGPDLDNKRIPLNNVASKFQPGALVAFLKRPDAYHATTGMPDFKFSDEEANSIAAYLTKASAGNETKAAKPYPKGDAARGEKVAASMQCGTCHPGLPMEPGKVAPLEAIFKKDWSASGCAAPEDKRGKSPVLNLDDDARTALAAFGKTGGDSLKRDTPAEFARRQIESMRCIGCHSMDDRQSLLSSTHEESKKLTEHLAGLHERVDQTRPQLTYIGEMLFTSYIEKMLDGSMEQRPRPWLGTRMPAFKAHAKPLAEGFSKLHGFEPSAPVKVETNPEMVEIGKKLAGTEGFGCTTCHGVGPVKPTAAFEVEGINFQFVPDRMRPDYYHRWMDNPAMVTPSTKMPRYADGNASQRTDVLEGDAGKQYEAIWQYLHAK is encoded by the coding sequence ATGCTGCGCCCCTTTCTCGCATTGCTCATGCTGGCCGCCACGGCCCGCGCCGAACTGATCGCCACCTTCACCCGTGAAGGTGCCACGGACACCCGGCGCGACCGGTTTCCGGCACTGAGCATCGCGAAAGGGGAACCTGCCACCCCCTTCCTCACGCCCGGCCAGTTCGAAGTCGTCTGGAGGGGGAAACTGAAACTGGACAAGCGCCAGCGGCTCGCCTTCTCGTTCGAAGGCGAAGGCAGCGTCGAGCTGAAGATCGGCGGGAATGAGATGCTCAAGCGCGAGGGACCGCTCGCGGGTGAGCCATCGGAAACGAAGCGTCTCAATCCAGGCGAGCACGACTTCGAACTGATCTACAAAAGCAAGGAGGATGGCTCCGCCGCCATGCGGGTCTATTGGCAGGAGGCGGGCTTCGTCCGCCAGACCATCCCTCCGACCGCCTTTGCCGTGGAAGAGACGGAAGAGAGCAAGGCGGGTGACCTCCTGCGTTCCGGCAGGCTTCATTTCGCCCAGCAGAACTGCGCGAAGTGCCACGTGCCCAGCGAAGGCTTTGGCGCCACGCCCATGCCGGAGACCAGCGAGATCGGACCCATCCTCATCGGCATCGGGGAGCGCGTGACGGAGGAATGGCTGCAACGGTGGATCGCCGATCCGAAGCACCTCCGCCCCGGCACCCACATGCCGACTCTGGTGAATGCGGAGACGGAGGAAGGTCGCCAGCAGGCGGCGGACCTCGCCGCATTCCTCGCCGGTTCGAAGCTGGGCCTGCCAGCGACTCCCGCACCTGATCCCGCCCTGGCTGAAAAGGGTGGCGGACATTTCCATGAACTCGGCTGCGTGGCCTGCCACAGCACCCCCGACCGGGATGGTCCGGATCTCGACAACAAGCGGATTCCGCTGAACAACGTCGCTTCCAAATTCCAGCCCGGCGCGCTGGTGGCATTCCTGAAGAGGCCGGACGCCTACCACGCCACCACCGGCATGCCGGATTTCAAGTTCTCCGATGAAGAGGCGAATTCCATCGCCGCGTATCTCACCAAGGCCTCCGCCGGGAACGAGACCAAAGCGGCCAAACCGTATCCGAAGGGCGACGCCGCGCGGGGGGAGAAAGTCGCCGCTTCCATGCAATGCGGCACCTGCCACCCTGGCCTGCCGATGGAACCCGGCAAGGTCGCTCCGCTGGAGGCCATTTTCAAAAAGGACTGGTCCGCCTCCGGGTGCGCCGCTCCTGAGGACAAGCGCGGCAAGTCGCCGGTGCTGAACCTCGACGATGACGCACGCACCGCGCTGGCTGCCTTTGGCAAGACCGGCGGGGACTCGCTCAAGCGGGACACTCCGGCGGAGTTCGCGCGCCGCCAGATCGAGTCCATGCGCTGCATCGGCTGTCACTCGATGGATGACCGGCAGTCGCTCCTCAGCTCGACCCATGAGGAGAGCAAGAAGCTGACCGAGCACCTGGCGGGCCTGCATGAGCGGGTGGACCAGACCCGGCCCCAACTGACCTATATCGGCGAGATGCTTTTCACCAGCTACATCGAGAAGATGCTGGATGGCTCCATGGAGCAGCGGCCCCGCCCGTGGCTGGGCACCCGCATGCCGGCGTTCAAGGCGCACGCAAAGCCTCTTGCGGAAGGATTCTCCAAACTACACGGATTCGAGCCAAGCGCGCCGGTGAAGGTGGAGACGAATCCGGAGATGGTGGAGATCGGCAAAAAGCTCGCCGGGACGGAAGGTTTCGGATGCACCACCTGCCACGGTGTCGGCCCGGTGAAACCCACCGCCGCGTTCGAGGTGGAGGGCATCAACTTCCAGTTTGTTCCGGACCGCATGCGCCCGGACTACTACCACCGCTGGATGGACAATCCGGCGATGGTCACGCCGAGCACCAAGATGCCGCGCTATGCCGATGGCAACGCGTCCCAGCGCACCGATGTGCTGGAGGGAGACGCTGGCAAGCAATACGAGGCCATCTGGCAGTATCTCCACGCGAAGTGA
- a CDS encoding TIR domain-containing protein, which yields MRAEAISGCQFITDHLHDRLFVMAVAPTSPAAVDFPYYAFISYSRKDAKAAAWLQKRLEWFPVPVKLVKNGVTTKRSRYLRPIYRDKTHLEIDSAHYWDNIRSAISGSRYLIVLCSPHSAQSGPVDKEVRHFLETHQGPAFVIPVILSGRITEDNEENCLCPALKELGEHITGRNLPQMVQEDDSSAADSWERGFIGIISYMLGVKRESLADHIRREERKRAARARKLAGVMLVLALAAVAGAVFSVIKTHQAEAAERRATNSARAEETAKKEAVAKNVEAALKAHGRAQQAFDKGEPRAGMAYLAEALRYTPDAPLIRLDSVNRLVHLVTLHPIPTVPPLKHAGRVAMVSFSPDGARVVTASIDGTARIWDAASGKPIGEPLRHESMVASASFSPDGSRIVTASLDKSARIWDAASGKPISEPLKHEDFVTSASFSPDGSRVVTASFDKTARIWDPTSGQPIGGSLNHEYSVSSASFSPDGSRILLTDHNGNTARIWDAASGKPISELLRHEYPVTGASFNPDGSHVVTASLDQDVLILDAASGETISEPIWHEYSVNSASFNPDGSRVVTASLDKTARIWDTASGKPISEPLSHEDSVNSASFSPDGSRVVTASLDRTARIWDAASGKPIGEPLRHKDSVTSAYFSPDGSRVVTASPDGTAQIWDAASGKPIGEPLRHKDSVTSAYFSPDGSRVVTASPDGTAHIWNVASGKPIGEPLKHEYSVNSASFSPDGSRVITASLDRTARIWDAASGKPIGEPLKHGSSITSASFSPDGSRVVTASLNGITRIWDTASSKPISEPLRHEDSVTSASFSPDGSRVVTASKDNTARIWNVEETEKIDTDTLHTLISLTSGMTISASGETKEIPISTLLDLLTRTKEEAGQSNDRHAALIRWLFSSPSSRTITPSSTVTAYEHVEREINWCFRHPSSEQRVHIIREAGNFVPNHPLLPFARASLETNTMRKEFLINYGEKRLPEDVELLEKVVGYLDTLEAAPGATLRVAERLLKFSPKSAAALRLKVWALGELNNSEAVIATYHELLALEEAETRDFTDGGYFASKMNRTDLVQQWFSLVAGTALEDESIPRTHGWALLNLGDAAGATAAFEKSRSLLPASSQSGQDLLAGLAIAAWLTDRRDEATAYYWDLIKTGNSAEKPTYWTKAETITAQGWPEVEIRPLEEIRKETLRRFPEAAEEQ from the coding sequence ATGCGGGCGGAGGCCATTTCCGGCTGCCAATTCATCACAGATCATCTACATGATCGTCTGTTCGTCATGGCTGTAGCTCCCACCTCCCCCGCCGCCGTGGATTTCCCCTATTACGCATTCATCAGCTATTCCCGGAAGGACGCGAAAGCTGCCGCATGGCTCCAGAAACGGCTCGAATGGTTCCCTGTCCCGGTCAAATTGGTGAAAAATGGGGTCACCACCAAGCGATCACGATATCTCCGCCCCATCTACCGGGACAAAACCCATCTGGAGATCGATAGCGCCCACTACTGGGACAACATCCGTTCCGCCATCAGCGGCAGCCGCTATCTGATCGTCCTCTGCTCTCCCCATTCCGCGCAGTCCGGTCCTGTGGACAAGGAAGTGCGGCATTTTCTGGAAACCCACCAAGGTCCAGCCTTCGTGATCCCGGTTATTCTTTCTGGACGGATCACCGAGGACAACGAAGAGAACTGTCTCTGCCCCGCCCTGAAAGAGCTCGGCGAGCATATCACCGGAAGGAACCTGCCCCAGATGGTTCAGGAAGACGATTCCTCAGCAGCAGACTCTTGGGAGCGAGGCTTCATCGGCATCATTTCCTACATGCTGGGAGTGAAACGGGAATCCCTGGCCGATCACATCCGGCGCGAGGAACGCAAACGTGCCGCACGGGCCAGGAAACTTGCCGGCGTCATGCTTGTCCTAGCCTTGGCCGCCGTCGCTGGTGCTGTTTTCAGCGTTATCAAAACCCACCAGGCGGAAGCAGCGGAACGAAGAGCCACAAACTCAGCCCGAGCGGAAGAGACAGCAAAAAAAGAAGCGGTCGCCAAGAACGTGGAAGCAGCTCTCAAGGCACACGGTCGCGCGCAACAGGCATTCGACAAGGGAGAGCCGCGGGCCGGCATGGCTTATCTAGCTGAGGCTTTAAGGTATACCCCGGATGCCCCCCTTATCCGCCTGGATTCAGTGAACCGCTTGGTCCATCTTGTCACCCTCCATCCCATACCGACAGTCCCTCCTCTTAAGCACGCAGGTCGGGTCGCCATGGTATCCTTCAGTCCCGATGGAGCTCGTGTCGTCACCGCCAGCATCGACGGAACTGCGCGCATCTGGGATGCCGCTTCAGGCAAACCCATCGGTGAACCTCTTAGGCACGAATCTATGGTCGCCAGCGCCTCCTTCAGTCCGGATGGATCGCGTATCGTCACCGCCAGCTTGGACAAATCCGCGCGCATCTGGGATGCAGCTTCAGGCAAACCCATTAGCGAACCTCTAAAGCACGAAGATTTCGTCACCAGCGCTTCTTTCAGTCCGGATGGATCGCGCGTCGTCACCGCCAGCTTCGACAAAACCGCTCGCATATGGGACCCCACTTCAGGCCAACCCATCGGTGGGTCGCTAAACCACGAATACTCCGTCTCCAGCGCCTCCTTCAGTCCCGATGGATCTCGCATCCTCCTCACCGACCATAACGGTAATACCGCGCGCATTTGGGATGCCGCTTCAGGCAAACCCATTAGCGAACTTCTAAGGCACGAATATCCCGTCACCGGCGCTTCTTTCAATCCCGATGGATCGCACGTCGTCACCGCCAGCCTCGATCAAGATGTCCTCATCCTGGACGCAGCCTCAGGTGAAACCATTAGCGAACCTATATGGCACGAATATTCCGTCAACAGCGCTTCTTTCAATCCAGATGGATCGCGCGTCGTCACCGCCAGCCTCGACAAAACCGCGCGCATCTGGGATACCGCTTCAGGCAAACCCATTAGCGAACCTCTAAGTCACGAGGATTCCGTCAACAGCGCTTCTTTCAGTCCCGATGGGTCGCGAGTCGTGACCGCCAGCCTCGACCGAACTGCGCGCATCTGGGATGCCGCTTCAGGCAAACCCATTGGTGAACCTCTAAGGCACAAAGATTCCGTCACCAGCGCCTACTTCAGCCCCGATGGATCGCGAGTCGTCACCGCCAGCCCCGACGGGACTGCGCAAATCTGGGATGCTGCTTCAGGCAAACCCATTGGTGAACCTCTAAGGCACAAAGATTCCGTCACCAGCGCCTACTTCAGCCCCGATGGATCGCGAGTCGTCACCGCCAGCCCCGACGGAACTGCGCACATCTGGAATGTGGCTTCAGGCAAACCCATCGGTGAACCGCTAAAGCACGAATATTCCGTCAACAGCGCTTCTTTCAGTCCCGATGGATCGCGCGTCATCACCGCCAGCCTCGACCGAACTGCCCGCATCTGGGATGCAGCTTCAGGAAAACCCATCGGGGAACCTCTAAAGCACGGATCTTCTATCACTAGCGCTTCTTTCAGTCCCGATGGATCGCGCGTCGTCACCGCCAGCCTCAACGGAATTACCCGTATCTGGGATACCGCTTCAAGCAAACCCATTAGCGAACCTCTAAGGCACGAAGATTCCGTCACCAGCGCCTCCTTCAGTCCTGATGGATCGCGCGTCGTCACCGCTAGCAAGGATAACACCGCTCGCATCTGGAATGTTGAAGAAACGGAAAAAATCGATACGGATACGCTGCACACCTTAATATCCCTGACTTCAGGAATGACCATATCAGCGTCCGGAGAAACTAAGGAGATCCCCATTTCCACCTTACTGGATCTCCTGACGCGCACCAAGGAGGAGGCCGGTCAATCCAATGATCGGCACGCGGCCCTTATCCGCTGGCTATTCTCCTCTCCATCCTCACGCACCATTACGCCATCCAGCACAGTCACGGCCTACGAGCATGTCGAACGTGAGATCAACTGGTGCTTTAGACACCCGAGCTCTGAACAGCGAGTCCATATCATCCGGGAAGCAGGAAACTTTGTCCCCAACCATCCTTTGCTCCCATTTGCCAGGGCTTCCTTGGAAACGAATACCATGCGGAAGGAATTTCTCATCAACTATGGAGAAAAACGCCTGCCGGAGGATGTGGAACTGCTGGAAAAAGTAGTGGGATATCTGGACACACTCGAAGCTGCACCCGGGGCCACTCTACGGGTCGCCGAGCGGCTTCTCAAGTTCTCGCCGAAGTCTGCCGCCGCTCTTCGACTGAAAGTATGGGCCTTAGGCGAACTCAACAACAGCGAGGCTGTCATCGCTACCTACCATGAACTTCTCGCCCTGGAAGAGGCGGAGACAAGGGATTTCACGGACGGAGGATACTTCGCATCGAAAATGAACCGCACGGATCTGGTTCAGCAGTGGTTCTCCCTGGTCGCAGGGACGGCCCTTGAAGATGAAAGTATCCCACGCACTCATGGCTGGGCTCTCCTCAACCTTGGCGATGCTGCGGGAGCCACCGCGGCATTCGAAAAGTCCCGTTCCCTTCTTCCAGCGAGCTCCCAATCAGGCCAAGACCTCCTTGCTGGGCTCGCGATAGCAGCCTGGCTTACCGACCGTCGCGATGAGGCAACCGCCTACTACTGGGATCTGATCAAAACCGGCAATTCCGCAGAGAAGCCCACCTACTGGACCAAAGCCGAAACCATCACAGCCCAAGGCTGGCCTGAGGTCGAAATCCGCCCATTGGAAGAAATACGGAAGGAAACCCTCCGCCGCTTTCCGGAAGCAGCAGAGGAACAATAG
- a CDS encoding GNAT family N-acetyltransferase, protein MIDMLVRLYDLPDGTELYRSVAEKGVTLRKARAFEKHTVAAFAKEHFSAKWVSEVEVAISRQPVVCYIATRDKEILGFSCYDVTQKAFFGPTGVAESARGLGLGKALLLKALEGLRDSGYAYGVIGGVGPREFYEKAVGAFEIPGSSPGVYGDILP, encoded by the coding sequence ATGATCGACATGCTCGTGCGGCTCTACGACCTCCCGGATGGCACGGAACTCTACCGGTCGGTCGCGGAAAAAGGCGTCACCCTGCGGAAGGCCCGCGCCTTTGAGAAACACACCGTCGCCGCCTTCGCGAAAGAACACTTCTCCGCGAAATGGGTCAGCGAGGTGGAGGTCGCCATCTCCCGCCAGCCCGTCGTCTGCTACATCGCCACCCGGGACAAGGAGATCCTCGGCTTCTCCTGCTATGACGTGACCCAGAAGGCCTTCTTCGGCCCCACGGGCGTCGCGGAATCCGCCCGCGGTCTGGGATTGGGAAAGGCCCTGCTCCTGAAAGCCCTGGAAGGCCTGCGCGACAGCGGCTACGCCTACGGCGTCATCGGCGGCGTGGGACCGAGGGAGTTTTACGAAAAGGCGGTCGGCGCGTTCGAGATCCCGGGGAGCAGCCCGGGGGTGTATGGGGATATATTGCCGTGA
- the lpxI gene encoding UDP-2,3-diacylglucosamine diphosphatase LpxI (LpxI, functionally equivalent to LpxH, replaces it in LPS biosynthesis in a minority of bacteria.), whose translation MAATRTIGIIAGNGVYPETFVAAARRHSPGTRLVVTAFENETKPELADKVDAIGWFRVGQLSKLIKFFKKEGATEAVMVGQISPKNLFDLRPDLRILMMLARVKERNAETLFGAIGEEMAKDGITLLPATTFLEDHLPGAGHVCGPAFKKRQLADAAFGFRIAKETSRLDIGQTVVVRNGTVLAVEAFEGTNECIVRGGALGRGKDVMLVKVSKPNQDMRFDVPVIGPHTIENCAKAGVAGIAIEAGMTLLLEKEKVAELCARHGVGVHAV comes from the coding sequence ATGGCAGCCACCCGCACGATCGGTATCATCGCAGGAAACGGAGTCTATCCGGAGACGTTTGTCGCCGCCGCGCGCAGGCATTCCCCGGGCACGCGTCTGGTCGTCACCGCCTTTGAGAACGAAACCAAGCCCGAGCTGGCGGACAAGGTGGACGCCATCGGCTGGTTCCGCGTCGGCCAGCTCTCGAAGCTCATCAAATTTTTCAAAAAGGAAGGTGCCACGGAAGCCGTGATGGTTGGCCAGATTTCCCCGAAGAACCTCTTCGACCTCCGTCCGGACCTCCGCATCCTGATGATGCTGGCGCGTGTGAAGGAGCGGAATGCGGAGACGCTTTTCGGCGCCATCGGCGAGGAAATGGCCAAGGACGGCATCACCCTGCTGCCCGCCACCACCTTTCTGGAGGACCATCTTCCCGGCGCTGGCCATGTCTGCGGCCCCGCTTTCAAGAAACGTCAGCTCGCGGACGCCGCCTTCGGTTTCAGGATCGCCAAGGAAACCAGCCGCCTCGACATCGGCCAGACCGTCGTCGTCCGGAATGGCACCGTGCTGGCGGTGGAAGCCTTCGAAGGCACCAACGAATGCATCGTCCGCGGAGGTGCGCTTGGTCGGGGCAAGGACGTGATGCTGGTCAAAGTCTCAAAACCGAACCAGGACATGCGCTTCGACGTGCCGGTCATCGGCCCGCACACCATCGAAAATTGTGCGAAAGCAGGCGTCGCCGGCATCGCCATCGAGGCCGGGATGACCCTGCTGCTGGAGAAGGAGAAAGTCGCGGAGCTCTGTGCGAGGCACGGCGTGGGTGTGCATGCGGTGTAG
- the yaeI gene encoding phosphodiesterase YaeI has product MNRKPRRLLTRRNFLMLGGLGVLGTAGGIGAATIEAKWLNTTFKKISGLGLVRPLRVLHLSDFHASWCVSWEHIHEAVRTGMAQKPDLVVLTGDYISSRRDDISGYADALSPLRDFPHCYASFGNHDGKYLPPDSRARQIEAEMGKAGVRFLVNRRVDEEVGGQMLRIAGLGDIWRHEAKPWECLIPAGSDGPPTLLLSHNPDSKVDAEDYAWDVMFSGHTHGGQVKVPIIDWAPLLPVEDRSMVEGIYDWKGRKIHITRGVGCLHGIRLFCPPEISIVDLT; this is encoded by the coding sequence ATGAACCGCAAACCGCGCCGCCTGCTGACCCGCCGGAATTTTCTGATGTTGGGAGGTCTCGGTGTCCTGGGGACCGCTGGTGGCATCGGGGCGGCCACGATCGAGGCGAAGTGGCTTAACACCACGTTCAAGAAGATCTCCGGACTGGGCTTGGTCCGCCCGCTGCGTGTGCTGCATCTTTCCGACTTCCACGCTTCCTGGTGTGTTTCATGGGAACACATCCATGAGGCGGTGAGGACCGGCATGGCGCAGAAGCCGGACCTGGTGGTGCTGACCGGAGACTACATCAGTTCCCGGAGGGATGACATTTCCGGCTATGCGGATGCGCTCTCTCCGCTGCGGGATTTTCCGCACTGCTACGCCAGTTTCGGCAACCATGACGGCAAGTATCTCCCGCCGGACAGCCGCGCCCGGCAGATCGAGGCGGAGATGGGGAAAGCCGGAGTCCGCTTTCTGGTCAACCGGCGCGTGGATGAGGAAGTGGGCGGGCAGATGCTGCGGATCGCCGGTCTCGGTGACATCTGGCGGCATGAGGCGAAGCCGTGGGAGTGCCTGATCCCCGCAGGGTCCGACGGTCCGCCGACCCTGCTGCTTTCGCACAATCCGGACAGCAAGGTGGACGCGGAGGACTACGCCTGGGATGTCATGTTCTCCGGCCACACCCATGGCGGGCAGGTCAAGGTGCCCATCATCGACTGGGCACCGCTGCTTCCCGTCGAGGACCGCTCCATGGTGGAGGGGATCTACGACTGGAAAGGACGGAAGATCCACATCACGCGGGGCGTCGGTTGCCTGCATGGCATCCGCCTGTTCTGTCCCCCGGAGATCAGCATTGTGGATCTCACCTGA
- a CDS encoding LacI family DNA-binding transcriptional regulator, with product MDQRNPTLKDVADAAGVHRATASRALNNDPRISEATRLRVLEAAGALGYRADPLVSLLMSHRRTATTPSFQGVIAYLTRYETPGAWQEFSESFTRIHQGATHAAERHGYALEEFCVPQVKGAVATFQRVALARGIQCILLAPLPRPNGHLRLDWDKFNTIGIGYSLIRPEIHRVATDHFGCLILATRQARRRGYRRIGVTLNGQVNERTDRRWLGALLVEHERSRPEERIPPLVTRDWDEAAFLEWYKVHRPEVIMGVHMYRVADALKKMGLRVPEDVGLISLELRDREKGMSGIDQNFEQIGATAVHNVIGMFHRGERGLPVAAQKSLIDGNWVEGSTLR from the coding sequence GTGGATCAACGCAACCCAACGCTGAAGGATGTGGCGGATGCCGCGGGTGTCCACCGCGCCACCGCGTCCCGGGCACTCAACAATGATCCGCGTATTTCGGAAGCCACACGCCTCCGCGTGCTGGAAGCCGCCGGGGCGCTGGGATACCGGGCTGACCCTCTGGTATCCCTGCTGATGAGCCATCGTCGTACCGCCACCACGCCGAGTTTCCAGGGAGTCATCGCCTACCTCACCCGTTATGAGACACCGGGCGCGTGGCAGGAGTTTTCGGAAAGTTTCACCCGCATCCACCAGGGAGCGACCCACGCGGCGGAGCGGCATGGATATGCGCTGGAGGAGTTCTGCGTGCCGCAAGTCAAAGGTGCCGTGGCGACCTTCCAGCGGGTGGCCCTGGCCCGCGGCATCCAGTGCATCCTCCTCGCTCCCCTGCCCAGGCCGAACGGGCATCTGCGGCTGGACTGGGACAAGTTCAACACCATCGGCATCGGCTACTCGCTCATCCGCCCTGAGATTCACCGTGTCGCCACGGATCACTTCGGCTGCCTCATCCTGGCGACCCGGCAGGCACGGCGGAGAGGGTACCGGCGGATCGGCGTGACGCTCAACGGACAGGTCAATGAACGAACAGACCGCCGCTGGCTGGGAGCGCTGCTGGTGGAGCATGAAAGGTCACGTCCGGAGGAGCGGATCCCGCCGCTGGTCACACGGGATTGGGACGAGGCGGCCTTTCTTGAATGGTACAAGGTCCACCGGCCGGAGGTCATCATGGGGGTGCACATGTACCGTGTGGCGGATGCCCTGAAGAAAATGGGCCTGCGCGTCCCGGAGGACGTGGGGTTGATCTCACTCGAACTCCGTGACCGGGAGAAAGGCATGAGCGGCATCGACCAGAACTTCGAGCAGATCGGCGCCACCGCCGTCCACAACGTCATCGGGATGTTCCACCGCGGTGAACGTGGACTTCCCGTGGCGGCGCAGAAGAGCCTGATCGACGGAAACTGGGTCGAGGGAAGCACGCTGCGCTGA
- a CDS encoding PEP-CTERM sorting domain-containing protein yields the protein MKQPIPLSFVIAAMMTTGACHAAVLVNGDFEISGAGNPTFTGWSEVSNDTSGDSKGSSAIIGGATISGTTSVEMVALTANGGAIRQTVPTAMSQFTVSLDFAALSPEAAADASTRYFSMQLKHGAVTSVTQINLRVAKSGQLQAYDGAAWQAIGSLVAAFSADVGTIGAWGGETVATNSLTIIADYTGAPTYSVNLNGTTVSGLSYFQGGAPSGGTNSLNSISFYGGAAAKNFLVDNVVVIPEPATGCLVGAAGIGLFIRRRSGATACMMNPLNSPANRGI from the coding sequence ATGAAACAACCCATCCCCCTGTCTTTCGTGATCGCGGCAATGATGACGACAGGAGCCTGTCATGCCGCGGTGCTCGTCAACGGTGATTTCGAAATCTCCGGAGCCGGTAATCCCACCTTCACCGGTTGGAGCGAGGTATCAAATGACACCTCAGGCGATTCGAAAGGATCATCCGCGATCATCGGTGGAGCGACGATCTCCGGCACCACCAGTGTGGAAATGGTCGCGCTCACCGCGAACGGCGGTGCCATCCGGCAGACCGTACCGACGGCCATGTCGCAATTCACCGTCTCGCTCGATTTCGCCGCCCTTTCCCCGGAGGCCGCGGCGGACGCCTCAACCCGCTATTTCAGCATGCAGCTCAAGCACGGCGCGGTCACATCCGTCACGCAGATCAACCTCCGCGTTGCGAAGTCCGGCCAGCTCCAGGCCTATGATGGCGCGGCTTGGCAGGCCATCGGATCGTTGGTCGCCGCCTTCAGTGCGGACGTCGGCACCATCGGCGCATGGGGTGGGGAAACGGTGGCCACCAACAGCCTGACCATCATCGCGGACTACACCGGCGCTCCCACCTACAGCGTGAACCTGAACGGGACCACTGTAAGCGGCCTCAGCTATTTCCAGGGCGGCGCGCCATCCGGAGGCACCAATTCGCTCAACTCCATCTCGTTCTACGGCGGGGCTGCCGCCAAGAATTTCCTCGTGGACAATGTGGTGGTCATCCCGGAACCGGCCACCGGTTGCCTGGTCGGAGCCGCTGGCATCGGCCTTTTCATCCGTCGTCGTTCCGGTGCAACGGCGTGCATGATGAATCCTTTGAACTCGCCCGCAAATCGTGGGATCTGA